The Planifilum fimeticola nucleotide sequence TTACATCTCCATCTTCCTCGGACAGAGCGAGGAATGAGGCTTCGGAAAAGGGGCGGAGGATCTCCATGCCGGTTCTCCGCCGAGTTCCGAAATCGCAAGAGCCGCACGGGGCGGCTCTTTTTTATTGCGTTTCGGGGGGCACATATTTTTTTCGGCCGGACGGATACTATGGACGAATCCTTTCAGGAAAGGAGGATGCCCATGCGTTCCGTGAAAAGGTGGGCGCTCGGAGCCCTTTCGGCGGCGCTGGTTTTGGGGTTCGCCGCCGGTTGCGCCACCCAACAGCGTCCTGAAGAAACGCGAAATGACGCCCTTCAACGGCCCGCCCGTCCCTTGACCAACCCCGAAGCGGTTCGGCGGGATGCGGCGCGGCAGCCGATGACCCAGCAAATGCGCGTGGCGGACAAAATCGCTGATGCCATTGCCGATATGAAGCGTGTGGATACCGCGACCGTCATCTTGACGGATCGGACCGCCTATGTGGCT carries:
- a CDS encoding YhcN/YlaJ family sporulation lipoprotein, whose product is MRSVKRWALGALSAALVLGFAAGCATQQRPEETRNDALQRPARPLTNPEAVRRDAARQPMTQQMRVADKIADAIADMKRVDTATVILTDRTAYVAVMLPSGVRLTSGLEKEIVRKVRAKDASIRRVYVSANPDFVKRMGDFARDIRRGRPVAGLWDSFMDMVRRTFPHAG